One Engystomops pustulosus chromosome 11, aEngPut4.maternal, whole genome shotgun sequence DNA window includes the following coding sequences:
- the WNT8B gene encoding protein Wnt-8b isoform X1 — MLYIGSLLIIFLLVLVHFGNTWSVNNFLMTGPKAYLIYSSSVAAGAQSGIEECKYQFAWDRWNCPERTLQLSSHSGLRSDWNPHTTGSSTTASSHYETGSSSPVWSIHFNRILFSRLESQYNRTLLSRLQIPFPPNYPPSGGSHSAGFIPPANRETAFVHAISSAGVMYTLTRNCSLGDFDNCGCDDSRNGQLGGQGWLWGGCSDNVGFGEAISKQFVDALETGQDARAAMNLHNNEAGRKAVQNTMKTTCKCHGVSGSCTTQTCWLQLSEFREVGYYLKEKYNKALKVDLLQGAGNSAASRGAIAETFSSISKEELVHLEDSPDYCLENKTLGLQGTEGRECLKRGKTLNKWEKRSCKRLCGDCGLAVEERRADMVSSCNCKFHWCCAVKCEQCRKSVTKYFCVKKAKRERSGGGITRKKETKLKKKF; from the exons GTCAGTGAACAATTTTCTGATGACCGGCCCCAAG GCTTACCTTATCTACTCAAGTAGTGTGGCAGCTGGGGCACAAAGTGGTATTGAAGAGTGTAAATACCAGTTTGCTTGGGATCGGTGGAACTGTCCTGAGAGAACGTTGCAACTATCCAGTCACAGTGGACTCCGTAGTG ACTGGAACCCTCATACTACTGGATCGTCTACTACAGCCAGCAGCCACTATGAAACGGGGTCTTCTTCTCCAGTCTGGAGCATTCATTTCAACAGGATCCTCTTCTCCAGACTGGAATCTCAATACAACCGGACTCTCTTATCTCGTCTCCAGATTCCATTTCCACCGAATTATCCACCATCTGGAGGCTCCCATTCAGCAGGATTCATTCCCCCAG CAAATCGAGAAACTGCCTTTGTGCATGCTATCAGCTCAGCCGGTGTAATGTACACACTTACACGGAACTGCAGCCTCGGAGACTTTGATAACTGTGGTTGTGATGATTCAAGAAATGGACAGCTGG GAGGACAAGGATGGTTGTGGGGCGGATGCAGCGATAACGTGGGATTTGGAGAAGCGATTTCCAAGCAGTTTGTGGATGCGCTAGAGACGGGGCAAGATGCTAGAGCAGCCATGAATCTCCACAATAATGAGGCAGGAAGGAAG GCAGTgcaaaatacaatgaaaacaacATGCAAGTGTCATGGAGTCTCCGGGAGTTGCACCACCCAAACTTGCTGGCTACAGCTGTCTGAGTTTAGAGAGGTGGGCTATTATTTGAAGGAAAAATATAACAAGGCACTGAAGGTGGATCTGCTGCAGGGAGCTGGTAACAGTGCGGCCAGCAGAGGGGCCATAGCTGAAACTTTCAGCTCTATCTCCAAGGAAGAGCTTGTTCACTTGGAAGATTCCCCAGATTACTGCCTGGAGAACAAAACTCTAGGTCTTCAGGGGACTGAAGGCAGGGAATGTCTTAAACGAGGCAAGACGCTCAACAAATGGgaaaagagaagctgcaagcGCCTGTGTGGAGACTGCGGCCTGGCTGTGGAGGAGAGAAGAGCAGACATGGTCTCCAGCTGTAACTGCAAGTTCCACTGGTGCTGTGCCGTCAAATGTGAGCAGTGCAGAAAAAGTGTCACCAAATACTTCTGTGTCAAGAAGGCGAAACGTGAGAGGAGCGGAGGTGGTATCACCCGCAAGAAAGAAACTAAGCTCAAAAAGAAGTTTTAG
- the WNT8B gene encoding protein Wnt-8b isoform X2 produces MGAGSRIYITLVLEIFLRSVNNFLMTGPKAYLIYSSSVAAGAQSGIEECKYQFAWDRWNCPERTLQLSSHSGLRSDWNPHTTGSSTTASSHYETGSSSPVWSIHFNRILFSRLESQYNRTLLSRLQIPFPPNYPPSGGSHSAGFIPPANRETAFVHAISSAGVMYTLTRNCSLGDFDNCGCDDSRNGQLGGQGWLWGGCSDNVGFGEAISKQFVDALETGQDARAAMNLHNNEAGRKAVQNTMKTTCKCHGVSGSCTTQTCWLQLSEFREVGYYLKEKYNKALKVDLLQGAGNSAASRGAIAETFSSISKEELVHLEDSPDYCLENKTLGLQGTEGRECLKRGKTLNKWEKRSCKRLCGDCGLAVEERRADMVSSCNCKFHWCCAVKCEQCRKSVTKYFCVKKAKRERSGGGITRKKETKLKKKF; encoded by the exons GTCAGTGAACAATTTTCTGATGACCGGCCCCAAG GCTTACCTTATCTACTCAAGTAGTGTGGCAGCTGGGGCACAAAGTGGTATTGAAGAGTGTAAATACCAGTTTGCTTGGGATCGGTGGAACTGTCCTGAGAGAACGTTGCAACTATCCAGTCACAGTGGACTCCGTAGTG ACTGGAACCCTCATACTACTGGATCGTCTACTACAGCCAGCAGCCACTATGAAACGGGGTCTTCTTCTCCAGTCTGGAGCATTCATTTCAACAGGATCCTCTTCTCCAGACTGGAATCTCAATACAACCGGACTCTCTTATCTCGTCTCCAGATTCCATTTCCACCGAATTATCCACCATCTGGAGGCTCCCATTCAGCAGGATTCATTCCCCCAG CAAATCGAGAAACTGCCTTTGTGCATGCTATCAGCTCAGCCGGTGTAATGTACACACTTACACGGAACTGCAGCCTCGGAGACTTTGATAACTGTGGTTGTGATGATTCAAGAAATGGACAGCTGG GAGGACAAGGATGGTTGTGGGGCGGATGCAGCGATAACGTGGGATTTGGAGAAGCGATTTCCAAGCAGTTTGTGGATGCGCTAGAGACGGGGCAAGATGCTAGAGCAGCCATGAATCTCCACAATAATGAGGCAGGAAGGAAG GCAGTgcaaaatacaatgaaaacaacATGCAAGTGTCATGGAGTCTCCGGGAGTTGCACCACCCAAACTTGCTGGCTACAGCTGTCTGAGTTTAGAGAGGTGGGCTATTATTTGAAGGAAAAATATAACAAGGCACTGAAGGTGGATCTGCTGCAGGGAGCTGGTAACAGTGCGGCCAGCAGAGGGGCCATAGCTGAAACTTTCAGCTCTATCTCCAAGGAAGAGCTTGTTCACTTGGAAGATTCCCCAGATTACTGCCTGGAGAACAAAACTCTAGGTCTTCAGGGGACTGAAGGCAGGGAATGTCTTAAACGAGGCAAGACGCTCAACAAATGGgaaaagagaagctgcaagcGCCTGTGTGGAGACTGCGGCCTGGCTGTGGAGGAGAGAAGAGCAGACATGGTCTCCAGCTGTAACTGCAAGTTCCACTGGTGCTGTGCCGTCAAATGTGAGCAGTGCAGAAAAAGTGTCACCAAATACTTCTGTGTCAAGAAGGCGAAACGTGAGAGGAGCGGAGGTGGTATCACCCGCAAGAAAGAAACTAAGCTCAAAAAGAAGTTTTAG
- the WNT8B gene encoding protein Wnt-8b isoform X4, with product MLYIGSLLIIFLLVLVHFGNTWSVNNFLMTGPKAYLIYSSSVAAGAQSGIEECKYQFAWDRWNCPERTLQLSSHSGLRSANRETAFVHAISSAGVMYTLTRNCSLGDFDNCGCDDSRNGQLGGQGWLWGGCSDNVGFGEAISKQFVDALETGQDARAAMNLHNNEAGRKAVQNTMKTTCKCHGVSGSCTTQTCWLQLSEFREVGYYLKEKYNKALKVDLLQGAGNSAASRGAIAETFSSISKEELVHLEDSPDYCLENKTLGLQGTEGRECLKRGKTLNKWEKRSCKRLCGDCGLAVEERRADMVSSCNCKFHWCCAVKCEQCRKSVTKYFCVKKAKRERSGGGITRKKETKLKKKF from the exons GTCAGTGAACAATTTTCTGATGACCGGCCCCAAG GCTTACCTTATCTACTCAAGTAGTGTGGCAGCTGGGGCACAAAGTGGTATTGAAGAGTGTAAATACCAGTTTGCTTGGGATCGGTGGAACTGTCCTGAGAGAACGTTGCAACTATCCAGTCACAGTGGACTCCGTAGTG CAAATCGAGAAACTGCCTTTGTGCATGCTATCAGCTCAGCCGGTGTAATGTACACACTTACACGGAACTGCAGCCTCGGAGACTTTGATAACTGTGGTTGTGATGATTCAAGAAATGGACAGCTGG GAGGACAAGGATGGTTGTGGGGCGGATGCAGCGATAACGTGGGATTTGGAGAAGCGATTTCCAAGCAGTTTGTGGATGCGCTAGAGACGGGGCAAGATGCTAGAGCAGCCATGAATCTCCACAATAATGAGGCAGGAAGGAAG GCAGTgcaaaatacaatgaaaacaacATGCAAGTGTCATGGAGTCTCCGGGAGTTGCACCACCCAAACTTGCTGGCTACAGCTGTCTGAGTTTAGAGAGGTGGGCTATTATTTGAAGGAAAAATATAACAAGGCACTGAAGGTGGATCTGCTGCAGGGAGCTGGTAACAGTGCGGCCAGCAGAGGGGCCATAGCTGAAACTTTCAGCTCTATCTCCAAGGAAGAGCTTGTTCACTTGGAAGATTCCCCAGATTACTGCCTGGAGAACAAAACTCTAGGTCTTCAGGGGACTGAAGGCAGGGAATGTCTTAAACGAGGCAAGACGCTCAACAAATGGgaaaagagaagctgcaagcGCCTGTGTGGAGACTGCGGCCTGGCTGTGGAGGAGAGAAGAGCAGACATGGTCTCCAGCTGTAACTGCAAGTTCCACTGGTGCTGTGCCGTCAAATGTGAGCAGTGCAGAAAAAGTGTCACCAAATACTTCTGTGTCAAGAAGGCGAAACGTGAGAGGAGCGGAGGTGGTATCACCCGCAAGAAAGAAACTAAGCTCAAAAAGAAGTTTTAG
- the WNT8B gene encoding protein Wnt-8b isoform X3 produces the protein MTGPKAYLIYSSSVAAGAQSGIEECKYQFAWDRWNCPERTLQLSSHSGLRSDWNPHTTGSSTTASSHYETGSSSPVWSIHFNRILFSRLESQYNRTLLSRLQIPFPPNYPPSGGSHSAGFIPPANRETAFVHAISSAGVMYTLTRNCSLGDFDNCGCDDSRNGQLGGQGWLWGGCSDNVGFGEAISKQFVDALETGQDARAAMNLHNNEAGRKAVQNTMKTTCKCHGVSGSCTTQTCWLQLSEFREVGYYLKEKYNKALKVDLLQGAGNSAASRGAIAETFSSISKEELVHLEDSPDYCLENKTLGLQGTEGRECLKRGKTLNKWEKRSCKRLCGDCGLAVEERRADMVSSCNCKFHWCCAVKCEQCRKSVTKYFCVKKAKRERSGGGITRKKETKLKKKF, from the exons ATGACCGGCCCCAAG GCTTACCTTATCTACTCAAGTAGTGTGGCAGCTGGGGCACAAAGTGGTATTGAAGAGTGTAAATACCAGTTTGCTTGGGATCGGTGGAACTGTCCTGAGAGAACGTTGCAACTATCCAGTCACAGTGGACTCCGTAGTG ACTGGAACCCTCATACTACTGGATCGTCTACTACAGCCAGCAGCCACTATGAAACGGGGTCTTCTTCTCCAGTCTGGAGCATTCATTTCAACAGGATCCTCTTCTCCAGACTGGAATCTCAATACAACCGGACTCTCTTATCTCGTCTCCAGATTCCATTTCCACCGAATTATCCACCATCTGGAGGCTCCCATTCAGCAGGATTCATTCCCCCAG CAAATCGAGAAACTGCCTTTGTGCATGCTATCAGCTCAGCCGGTGTAATGTACACACTTACACGGAACTGCAGCCTCGGAGACTTTGATAACTGTGGTTGTGATGATTCAAGAAATGGACAGCTGG GAGGACAAGGATGGTTGTGGGGCGGATGCAGCGATAACGTGGGATTTGGAGAAGCGATTTCCAAGCAGTTTGTGGATGCGCTAGAGACGGGGCAAGATGCTAGAGCAGCCATGAATCTCCACAATAATGAGGCAGGAAGGAAG GCAGTgcaaaatacaatgaaaacaacATGCAAGTGTCATGGAGTCTCCGGGAGTTGCACCACCCAAACTTGCTGGCTACAGCTGTCTGAGTTTAGAGAGGTGGGCTATTATTTGAAGGAAAAATATAACAAGGCACTGAAGGTGGATCTGCTGCAGGGAGCTGGTAACAGTGCGGCCAGCAGAGGGGCCATAGCTGAAACTTTCAGCTCTATCTCCAAGGAAGAGCTTGTTCACTTGGAAGATTCCCCAGATTACTGCCTGGAGAACAAAACTCTAGGTCTTCAGGGGACTGAAGGCAGGGAATGTCTTAAACGAGGCAAGACGCTCAACAAATGGgaaaagagaagctgcaagcGCCTGTGTGGAGACTGCGGCCTGGCTGTGGAGGAGAGAAGAGCAGACATGGTCTCCAGCTGTAACTGCAAGTTCCACTGGTGCTGTGCCGTCAAATGTGAGCAGTGCAGAAAAAGTGTCACCAAATACTTCTGTGTCAAGAAGGCGAAACGTGAGAGGAGCGGAGGTGGTATCACCCGCAAGAAAGAAACTAAGCTCAAAAAGAAGTTTTAG